A region from the Thiohalophilus sp. genome encodes:
- a CDS encoding IS481 family transposase, with translation MNIHKNARLTPQGRALLVQRVLEEGLRPTEAAQAAGVSPRTVYKWLARFRDEGEVGLRDRSSRPHASPRATAEPVRAQIIERRRQRQTYRQIAQALNLGHSTVARLLQREGLNRRLGALAPGRPDNRYEHAAPGDLLHLDIKKLGRFVRPGHRITGERQRKSRGAGWEYVHVAIDDHSRVAFSTIYPDETGQSACRALLAAVRYYAHLGIHFKQVLTDNGACYQSRRFARLCQRLGLTHRRTRPYSPRTNGKAERFIQTALREWAYARAYASSDQREQHLSAWLHQYNWHRPHASLDYQPPISRLGFSVNNLMRLHS, from the coding sequence ATGAACATTCATAAAAATGCCCGATTAACGCCTCAAGGTCGAGCCCTTTTGGTTCAACGTGTGCTCGAAGAGGGGCTGCGTCCCACCGAAGCGGCCCAGGCCGCCGGCGTCAGTCCCCGCACGGTCTATAAGTGGTTGGCCCGTTTTCGTGACGAAGGAGAAGTCGGTTTGCGGGACCGCTCTTCCCGGCCCCACGCCAGTCCCCGAGCGACCGCCGAGCCGGTCCGTGCCCAGATCATCGAACGCCGCCGCCAACGCCAGACCTACCGTCAAATTGCCCAGGCCCTGAACCTCGGCCATAGCACGGTCGCCCGACTGCTCCAACGTGAAGGACTCAATCGCCGCCTCGGGGCATTGGCGCCGGGCCGGCCCGATAATCGCTACGAGCACGCGGCACCGGGGGACCTGTTACATCTGGATATCAAGAAGCTGGGCCGCTTTGTCCGCCCCGGGCATCGGATCACCGGGGAACGGCAGCGCAAAAGTCGCGGCGCCGGTTGGGAGTATGTGCATGTGGCCATCGATGACCACTCGCGGGTGGCCTTTAGCACGATTTACCCCGATGAGACCGGCCAAAGCGCCTGCCGGGCCTTGCTGGCGGCGGTGCGTTACTATGCCCACCTCGGGATCCACTTCAAGCAGGTGTTGACCGACAACGGGGCCTGTTACCAATCCCGACGCTTTGCGCGACTGTGCCAACGCCTGGGACTGACACACCGCCGGACGCGGCCCTACAGTCCGCGCACCAACGGCAAGGCCGAACGGTTCATTCAAACCGCGTTGCGCGAGTGGGCCTATGCCCGGGCTTACGCCAGCTCAGACCAGCGGGAGCAGCATCTGTCGGCGTGGTTGCATCAGTACAACTGGCATCGGCCTCACGCGAGTCTGGATTACCAACCGCCTATCAGTCGACTGGGATTTTCCGTGAACAACCTTATGAGGTTACACAGCTAG
- a CDS encoding DUF3024 domain-containing protein, translated as MAFSEFEKRKYEKLVGDYVEKHRPPPHVRKELDLSFRIEGQSIELFEIRPLWDNPNERIEEPVAKATYIKRQDTWKIYWQRADLKWHRYDPAPEAKRLEEFLKIVEQDEYSCFYG; from the coding sequence TTGGCATTTAGCGAATTCGAAAAAAGGAAATACGAGAAGCTGGTCGGTGATTATGTGGAAAAGCACCGTCCACCACCGCACGTCCGTAAAGAGCTGGATTTGTCATTTCGAATAGAAGGGCAAAGTATTGAGTTATTTGAAATCCGCCCGTTATGGGATAACCCAAATGAACGTATTGAAGAGCCGGTAGCGAAAGCAACATACATAAAAAGACAAGACACCTGGAAAATCTACTGGCAACGCGCCGATCTGAAATGGCATCGCTACGACCCAGCTCCTGAAGCTAAAAGACTCGAAGAATTCCTGAAAATCGTGGAACAAGACGAGTATTCATGTTTTTATGGATAG
- a CDS encoding DUF2892 domain-containing protein, whose product MSINEGGVDRGIRVIAGLVLIGLTLAGSIGPWGWIGVVPLATGLIGWCPAYSLLGIKTCKVK is encoded by the coding sequence ATGAGCATAAATGAAGGTGGTGTGGATCGCGGAATTCGGGTTATTGCCGGTCTGGTACTGATCGGACTGACCCTGGCGGGCAGTATCGGTCCCTGGGGCTGGATTGGCGTAGTCCCCCTGGCAACCGGCCTGATAGGCTGGTGTCCGGCCTATTCACTGCTGGGGATCAAGACCTGCAAGGTCAAATAA
- a CDS encoding Crp/Fnr family transcriptional regulator, whose amino-acid sequence MADIQQLWQQYFPELATDDTPVMQSLREHAGLARLPAGQPVFHVGNACEQYLLVVAGSVRVRMITESGREAVLYRVGPGQTCILTTSCLLAGEHYPAEGITDTEVEALTLRRREFETGLEGSATFRRFVFASLGQRLADVIRRIDEVAFQSVERRLARYLLAHADSQGHLHVTHQDLASELGSAREVVSRHLKRLEGRGLLRLQRSSITLVQHDSLETLAQHAV is encoded by the coding sequence ATGGCGGATATCCAACAACTCTGGCAACAATACTTCCCTGAACTGGCAACGGACGATACCCCGGTGATGCAGTCCTTGCGCGAGCACGCCGGGCTGGCACGGCTGCCGGCGGGGCAGCCTGTGTTTCATGTCGGCAATGCCTGTGAGCAATACCTGCTGGTGGTTGCCGGCTCGGTACGCGTGCGGATGATCACCGAAAGCGGTCGTGAAGCCGTGCTGTACCGGGTTGGTCCCGGTCAGACCTGTATCCTCACCACGTCCTGCCTGCTCGCGGGTGAACACTATCCGGCGGAAGGGATCACCGACACCGAGGTCGAAGCCCTGACCCTGCGTCGGCGCGAATTCGAAACGGGACTGGAAGGGTCGGCCACCTTTCGCCGCTTTGTCTTCGCCAGCCTGGGCCAACGCCTGGCTGACGTGATCCGGCGCATCGATGAAGTGGCTTTCCAGTCAGTGGAACGCCGTCTGGCTCGCTATCTGCTGGCGCATGCCGATTCGCAAGGGCACTTGCATGTTACTCATCAGGATCTCGCCAGCGAACTGGGCAGTGCCCGGGAAGTGGTCTCCCGGCACCTGAAGCGTCTGGAAGGCCGGGGCCTGCTGCGCCTGCAGCGTTCCAGTATCACCCTGGTACAACACGACAGCCTGGAGACATTGGCGCAACACGCTGTGTGA
- a CDS encoding SirB2 family protein, whose translation MGWLKIIHVSTVIITISLFVIRGLGLFMNMGFMRQKWVKIVPHINDTVLLASGIWMAVLIQQYPLVHGWLTAKLIALLVYIGLGLMVFRFARTRRERVAYWLVAILVFVYMVSVALYHHPLGWLVTL comes from the coding sequence ATGGGTTGGTTGAAAATTATTCATGTCAGTACGGTCATCATCACGATCAGTCTGTTTGTCATCCGGGGCCTGGGACTGTTCATGAATATGGGCTTCATGCGTCAGAAATGGGTAAAGATTGTCCCGCATATCAACGATACGGTATTGCTGGCCAGCGGCATCTGGATGGCCGTGCTGATCCAGCAGTACCCGCTGGTGCACGGCTGGCTCACCGCCAAGCTGATCGCCTTGCTGGTGTATATCGGGCTTGGACTGATGGTGTTTCGCTTTGCCCGAACCCGGCGTGAGCGGGTCGCGTACTGGCTGGTGGCGATCCTGGTGTTTGTCTACATGGTCAGCGTGGCGTTGTATCACCATCCGCTGGGGTGGCTGGTCACCCTTTGA
- the def gene encoding peptide deformylase: protein MAVKEVLKMGHPVLRQVAEPVSEFNTQALESLITDMLDTMQALDGAGLAAPQIGVSQRVVIFEVEANPRYPDVESVPRTVLINPVIVPLDEEQEAGWEGCLSVPGLRGLVPRYTQVRYSGVDEYGVHIEREVSGFHARVVQHEVDHLDGILYPQRMTDMQYFGFEEELVQFGVPGSGPASRE, encoded by the coding sequence ATGGCCGTCAAAGAAGTGCTCAAAATGGGACATCCGGTGCTGCGTCAGGTGGCGGAGCCGGTGAGTGAATTCAATACCCAGGCACTGGAGTCCCTGATTACCGATATGCTGGATACCATGCAAGCCCTGGACGGCGCCGGCCTGGCTGCCCCCCAGATCGGCGTCTCGCAACGGGTGGTGATTTTCGAGGTGGAGGCCAATCCCCGCTATCCCGATGTGGAAAGCGTCCCGCGGACGGTTCTGATTAACCCGGTAATCGTCCCGCTGGATGAGGAGCAGGAGGCGGGCTGGGAAGGGTGCCTCAGCGTGCCCGGTTTGCGCGGACTGGTCCCGCGTTATACACAGGTCCGTTACAGCGGTGTCGATGAGTATGGCGTGCATATCGAGCGGGAGGTCAGCGGGTTCCACGCCCGCGTCGTGCAGCACGAAGTGGATCACCTCGACGGCATCCTCTATCCGCAACGTATGACGGATATGCAGTATTTCGGTTTCGAGGAGGAGCTGGTGCAATTCGGCGTGCCCGGCAGCGGGCCGGCGTCGCGGGAATAA
- a CDS encoding CsiV family protein, whose protein sequence is MKQILCLALLALFALPALAADDDEPVRYYDVELIIFENLAPSHRQSENWPTSVERGLPESEVMIELNRPYPGPIPEDYNPAYTFKALPRDEYRLSEEIEKIEESPNRRVLLHTAWRQPGMRWEEALNVHLSRNVPAGPGKPSKPDADQRGNDDSEPEGEAGELEAYIKVILSRYLHVDANVMFQTRPETGRFDFYIEESEEPVVYQLKQLRRRIRSTELHYLDHPVLGMLIIMHPVETDKL, encoded by the coding sequence TTGAAACAGATCCTCTGCCTGGCCCTCCTCGCCCTGTTCGCCCTGCCGGCGCTCGCCGCCGATGATGATGAGCCGGTTCGCTATTATGATGTGGAGCTGATCATCTTCGAGAACCTGGCGCCCTCACATCGCCAGAGCGAAAACTGGCCGACCTCGGTGGAACGGGGATTGCCGGAGTCGGAAGTGATGATCGAACTCAATCGCCCCTATCCCGGCCCGATTCCCGAGGACTATAACCCGGCCTACACCTTCAAGGCCCTGCCACGGGATGAATACCGCCTGAGCGAGGAGATCGAGAAAATCGAGGAATCCCCCAACCGCCGGGTCCTGCTACATACCGCCTGGCGCCAGCCAGGCATGCGATGGGAAGAGGCGCTGAACGTGCACCTGAGCCGCAATGTTCCCGCCGGCCCTGGCAAGCCATCGAAACCCGATGCCGACCAGCGCGGTAACGACGACAGCGAACCGGAAGGTGAAGCCGGCGAGCTGGAGGCCTACATCAAGGTCATCCTGTCACGTTACCTGCACGTCGATGCCAATGTGATGTTCCAGACCCGCCCTGAAACCGGCCGCTTTGACTTTTACATCGAAGAATCGGAAGAACCGGTGGTTTATCAGCTCAAACAACTGCGGCGGCGTATCCGCAGCACCGAACTGCACTACCTCGACCACCCCGTCCTGGGCATGCTGATCATCATGCACCCGGTCGAAACCGACAAACTCTAG
- a CDS encoding S-methyl-5'-thioinosine phosphorylase produces MTMSKVAIIGGTGLTSLQNLQISGREIMHTPYGEPSSTLVRGKLGDNEVLFLPRHGSGHTITPHRINYRANLWALKEAGAEMIIAVNAIGGIQSEFQPGCLVIPDQIIDYTWGRSNTFFEEGDNPVIHVDFTWPYCRSLRQALLTAAEQAGVGVIDKATYGATQGPRLETAAEIDKLEADGCNIVGMTGMPEAVLARELEACYASIGVVANLAAGRHDGEITMEEIEQHLAEGMKNVRTLLEHVIPLL; encoded by the coding sequence ATAACTATGTCGAAAGTGGCCATCATCGGCGGCACCGGTCTGACCAGTTTGCAGAATCTGCAAATTTCCGGTCGCGAAATCATGCATACGCCCTATGGCGAGCCGTCCAGTACCCTGGTACGTGGCAAGCTGGGGGATAACGAGGTGCTGTTTTTGCCGCGTCACGGTTCGGGGCATACCATTACGCCGCACCGAATCAACTATCGCGCCAATCTCTGGGCACTCAAGGAGGCCGGTGCCGAGATGATTATCGCGGTCAATGCAATCGGCGGAATCCAGTCCGAATTCCAGCCTGGCTGTCTGGTGATCCCGGATCAGATCATCGATTACACCTGGGGGCGCAGTAACACCTTTTTCGAGGAAGGGGATAACCCGGTCATCCACGTCGACTTTACCTGGCCCTATTGCCGGAGTCTGCGCCAGGCGTTGTTAACGGCGGCGGAACAGGCGGGCGTCGGTGTGATTGATAAAGCCACCTACGGCGCCACCCAGGGACCGCGCCTGGAAACCGCCGCGGAGATCGACAAACTCGAAGCCGACGGCTGCAACATCGTCGGCATGACCGGCATGCCCGAAGCCGTCCTCGCCCGCGAGCTGGAAGCCTGCTACGCCTCCATCGGCGTCGTCGCCAACCTCGCCGCCGGCCGTCATGACGGCGAGATCACCATGGAAGAGATCGAACAACACCTGGCCGAAGGCATGAAAAACGTCCGCACCCTGCTCGAACACGTTATTCCTTTGTTATAA
- a CDS encoding hypoxanthine-guanine phosphoribosyltransferase, with amino-acid sequence MNINTVNQTMNEADCLYDQQQVEAALDKMAAAMTQVLKNSDPLVLCVLTGAIIPAGHLLTRLNFPLQIDYIHATRYAGGTSGGDLNWQVRPTHPLAGRNILIIDDILDEGITLAAIMEHCRAEGATEVYSAVLVEKMHDRKNGLQADFVGLRTEDRYLFGYGMDYKGYLRNAPGIYAVKGL; translated from the coding sequence ATGAATATCAATACCGTTAACCAGACAATGAACGAGGCGGATTGCCTCTATGATCAGCAACAGGTCGAAGCGGCGCTGGATAAAATGGCCGCGGCAATGACCCAGGTATTGAAAAACAGCGATCCGCTGGTCCTGTGCGTGCTGACCGGTGCCATCATCCCGGCCGGTCATCTGCTGACCCGGTTGAATTTTCCCTTGCAGATCGACTACATCCATGCCACCCGCTATGCCGGTGGGACCAGTGGCGGCGATCTGAACTGGCAGGTGCGGCCTACACATCCTCTGGCGGGACGGAATATTCTTATCATTGACGATATCCTGGACGAGGGAATAACACTGGCGGCGATCATGGAGCACTGCCGCGCCGAGGGCGCGACCGAAGTCTACAGCGCCGTACTGGTGGAAAAAATGCACGATCGTAAAAACGGTTTGCAGGCGGACTTTGTCGGCCTGCGAACCGAAGATCGCTATCTGTTCGGATACGGGATGGATTACAAAGGCTACCTGCGCAATGCGCCGGGTATCTACGCAGTCAAAGGATTATAA
- a CDS encoding mechanosensitive ion channel family protein, whose product MLEQITLYIDELLDGNWWIVHSFVIIFATLLLDFIQKRVLKHLEKRFQKTASIWDNSLVSSIRHPVTLFIWVLGISFLMAVFDLESDRAVREVGAIIAIAWALLRFVDQMEKNILDRKDLEGKPLDRTTADAITQLLKISVFITASLVMLQTLGVNISAILAFGGIGGIAIGFAAKDMLANFFGAMMIYFDRPFAIGDWVRSPDRNIEGTVEKIGWRLTIVRTFDKRPIYVPNSVFSSIVVENPSRMFNRRIFETIGVRYTDVDVLPKIIADVKAMLQAHPEIDQEQTLIVNFNSFGASSLDFFVYTFTKTVKWIEFHEVKQDVLFKISDIIASHGAEVAFPTRTLHMPDLIEGANLPQPPTTQ is encoded by the coding sequence ATGCTTGAACAGATTACCCTCTATATCGATGAGCTGCTGGATGGCAACTGGTGGATCGTGCACAGCTTTGTCATTATCTTTGCCACGCTGTTGCTGGACTTTATCCAGAAACGGGTTCTGAAGCATCTGGAAAAACGTTTTCAGAAGACGGCCAGTATCTGGGATAACTCTCTGGTCAGTTCCATTCGTCATCCTGTCACCCTGTTTATCTGGGTTCTGGGTATTTCGTTTTTGATGGCGGTGTTTGATCTCGAATCCGACCGTGCGGTGCGTGAGGTCGGGGCGATCATTGCGATTGCCTGGGCGCTGCTGCGTTTTGTGGATCAGATGGAGAAAAACATTCTCGATCGCAAGGATCTGGAAGGCAAGCCACTGGATAGAACCACGGCCGATGCGATCACCCAGTTGCTGAAAATCTCGGTGTTTATCACGGCGTCCCTGGTCATGTTGCAGACACTCGGGGTCAATATCTCGGCGATCCTGGCCTTTGGCGGTATCGGCGGCATCGCCATCGGTTTTGCGGCCAAGGACATGCTGGCCAACTTCTTTGGCGCCATGATGATCTACTTTGACCGGCCCTTTGCCATTGGCGACTGGGTCCGCTCGCCGGATCGTAATATCGAGGGCACGGTAGAGAAAATCGGCTGGCGACTGACGATTGTCCGTACTTTCGACAAGCGGCCCATCTACGTGCCCAATTCCGTGTTTTCCAGTATCGTGGTGGAAAACCCCTCGCGCATGTTCAATCGCCGGATTTTCGAAACCATCGGGGTGCGCTATACGGATGTGGATGTGTTACCGAAAATTATCGCTGATGTGAAAGCCATGTTACAGGCACATCCGGAAATCGATCAGGAGCAGACCCTGATCGTCAACTTCAACAGTTTCGGTGCCTCGTCGCTCGACTTCTTTGTGTATACCTTTACCAAAACGGTCAAATGGATCGAGTTTCACGAAGTCAAGCAGGACGTGCTGTTCAAAATCAGTGATATTATCGCCAGTCACGGCGCCGAAGTGGCCTTCCCGACCCGGACATTGCATATGCCGGATCTAATAGAAGGTGCGAATCTGCCACAACCACCGACAACACAATAA
- the nagZ gene encoding beta-N-acetylhexosaminidase — protein MSLGPVMLDIAGTTLSEDDRALLLHPHVGGVILFSRNFESIDQLHQLVREIHALREPRLLVSVDHEGGRVQRFRDGFTHIPPTRLFGQIYEHDHHKARALTRQAGWLMAIELRVLDIDFSFAPVLDLDYGVSEVIGDRAFHSKPEVVAELAHAWMQGMADAGMAATGKHFPGHGAVEADSHKAVPVDSRDYQDIYHHDILPFRRMIGYGLTAIMPAHIIYNKVDRLPAGFSAIWLKQILRERLQFQGVIFSDDLDMEGASVAGERYSERARSALQAGCDMVLVCNNRDAAVDVLESLGDYEDPVAHLRLARMHGKGEVDRQQLHASSQWRQITGQLDKYSANPSLAFDF, from the coding sequence ATGTCACTGGGACCCGTTATGCTCGATATTGCCGGCACGACATTGTCGGAAGACGATCGTGCGCTGTTGTTGCATCCGCACGTGGGCGGCGTAATTCTGTTCAGTCGCAATTTTGAGTCCATCGACCAGTTGCACCAGCTGGTGCGCGAGATTCATGCCCTGCGCGAGCCGCGTCTGCTGGTTTCGGTGGATCACGAAGGCGGACGGGTGCAACGCTTTCGCGACGGTTTCACTCATATTCCCCCGACCCGTCTGTTTGGTCAGATTTATGAGCACGACCATCACAAGGCCAGAGCGCTAACCCGCCAGGCTGGCTGGTTAATGGCCATTGAACTGCGGGTCCTGGATATCGATTTCAGTTTTGCCCCGGTGCTGGATCTCGATTACGGGGTCAGCGAGGTCATTGGCGATCGCGCGTTTCATTCCAAACCCGAGGTGGTGGCCGAGCTGGCCCATGCCTGGATGCAGGGCATGGCCGATGCCGGCATGGCCGCCACCGGCAAGCACTTTCCCGGCCACGGCGCGGTCGAGGCCGATTCCCACAAGGCCGTGCCGGTCGACTCGCGTGATTACCAGGATATCTATCATCACGATATTCTGCCGTTTCGTCGCATGATCGGTTATGGCCTGACCGCGATCATGCCGGCGCATATCATTTACAATAAAGTGGATCGCCTGCCGGCCGGATTCTCCGCCATCTGGTTGAAACAGATTTTGCGCGAGCGCTTGCAGTTTCAGGGTGTGATTTTCAGCGACGATCTGGATATGGAAGGGGCCAGCGTCGCCGGCGAGCGCTATAGCGAACGGGCGCGATCGGCATTGCAGGCCGGCTGTGATATGGTCCTGGTGTGCAATAATCGCGACGCGGCCGTCGACGTGCTGGAGTCGCTTGGGGATTATGAAGATCCGGTCGCGCACCTGCGACTGGCGCGCATGCACGGCAAGGGCGAGGTGGATCGCCAGCAATTGCATGCCTCAAGTCAATGGCGCCAGATTACCGGACAGCTGGATAAATACAGCGCCAATCCATCGCTGGCATTCGATTTTTAA
- a CDS encoding L,D-transpeptidase, with amino-acid sequence MSSQPEVHIRVQDQTLRVVQDGDELACFRVATARNGVGERNGSQQTPRGWHKIRARIGAGQPENTVFVARRPTGEIYTPRLREQYPQRDWILSRILWLSGLEPGVNRLGAVDTMRRYVYIHGCPDEDTMGIPSSHGCIKMRNADILTLFDMLPAGTRVRIEE; translated from the coding sequence ATGAGTTCACAGCCTGAAGTGCATATCCGCGTGCAGGATCAGACCCTGCGGGTCGTGCAGGACGGTGACGAGCTGGCCTGTTTTCGCGTCGCCACCGCCAGAAATGGCGTGGGCGAGCGCAACGGCAGCCAACAGACCCCGCGTGGCTGGCACAAGATCCGCGCCAGAATCGGTGCCGGGCAACCGGAGAACACGGTGTTTGTCGCCCGACGGCCCACCGGCGAGATCTACACCCCCCGGTTGCGTGAACAGTACCCGCAAAGGGACTGGATATTGAGCCGCATCCTGTGGCTCAGCGGCCTGGAGCCGGGCGTCAACCGGCTCGGCGCGGTCGATACCATGCGCCGTTATGTCTATATCCACGGTTGTCCGGATGAGGATACTATGGGGATTCCCAGCTCCCACGGCTGTATTAAAATGCGCAATGCCGATATTCTCACCCTGTTTGACATGCTGCCCGCCGGCACGCGTGTCCGTATCGAAGAGTAA
- a CDS encoding CYTH domain-containing protein, whose protein sequence is MAIEIERKFLVNSDSWREQADAGQHLAQGYLIGSREASVRVRIAGEQANLNIKSATLGIYRQEYEYPIPLADAREMLDALCEKPVIEKTRYHVNHAGHTWEVDVFEGDNAGLVVAEIELASESETFEPPHWLGEEVSADPRYYNVSLVKHPYKAWR, encoded by the coding sequence ATGGCGATCGAGATCGAACGCAAATTTCTGGTCAACAGTGATAGCTGGCGCGAGCAGGCCGATGCGGGGCAACATCTGGCGCAGGGCTATCTGATCGGATCACGCGAGGCGTCGGTGCGGGTGCGCATCGCGGGCGAACAGGCCAATCTGAATATCAAAAGCGCGACCCTGGGCATTTATCGTCAGGAGTATGAATACCCGATTCCACTGGCCGATGCGCGGGAAATGCTCGATGCCCTGTGTGAGAAACCGGTCATAGAGAAAACCCGTTATCACGTCAACCATGCCGGTCATACCTGGGAAGTCGATGTGTTCGAGGGGGATAACGCCGGGCTGGTGGTGGCCGAGATCGAGCTGGCGTCCGAATCGGAAACGTTCGAACCACCACACTGGCTGGGTGAGGAAGTCTCCGCGGATCCGCGTTATTATAATGTCAGCCTGGTCAAACATCCCTATAAAGCGTGGCGCTGA
- the rlmD gene encoding 23S rRNA (uracil(1939)-C(5))-methyltransferase RlmD: protein MARQRRIQTTEPVIADIENMTPEGQGIARIAGKTVFIDGALPGEQVEFVYTRSRRNYDEGRVQQVLSASPARVEPTCAHFGVCGGCRLQHVSSEEQVRLKQQTLLDDLARIGRVTPESVLQPLTGPIRGYRNKARLGARYVDKKEKVLVGFRERGSHFLAELEQCHILTPELGGRLPELGDLVRRLSGYRRLPQIEVAAGDEQTALVFRNLEPLTEDDIRLLIDYGKANDFVIYHQPKGPDSVTLLYPEQATLRYTLPEFDVTLEFLPTDFTQVNSDINRRMVSHALQLLEVNPDDRVLELFCGLGNFSLPLARRAGEVVGVEGESDLIQRARANAKLNRIDNAQFHVANLFEDTAAEPWLKKQTYNKVLLDPPRSGAASMIPQLAATGAQRVVYVSCNPATLARDAGELVNQHGYRLASAGIMDMFPHTAHVESIALFIKGE, encoded by the coding sequence ATGGCACGCCAACGCCGTATACAGACCACCGAGCCGGTTATTGCCGACATCGAGAACATGACCCCCGAAGGTCAGGGGATTGCCCGCATCGCCGGCAAGACCGTCTTCATCGACGGCGCGCTGCCCGGCGAGCAGGTGGAGTTTGTCTATACCCGTAGCCGGCGTAATTACGATGAAGGCCGGGTCCAACAGGTCTTGTCGGCTTCGCCAGCACGCGTCGAGCCGACCTGTGCGCACTTCGGAGTTTGCGGCGGCTGTCGCCTGCAACATGTCAGTAGCGAAGAGCAGGTGCGTCTCAAGCAACAGACCCTGCTGGATGATCTCGCCCGCATCGGCCGGGTGACGCCGGAGTCGGTTTTGCAACCGCTGACCGGGCCCATCCGGGGTTATCGCAACAAGGCGCGGCTCGGGGCCCGCTATGTGGACAAGAAAGAAAAAGTGCTGGTCGGCTTTCGCGAGCGCGGCAGTCACTTTCTGGCTGAACTGGAACAGTGCCACATCCTGACGCCCGAACTGGGGGGACGCCTGCCCGAACTGGGTGATCTGGTGCGCCGGCTCAGTGGTTATCGCCGGTTGCCCCAGATCGAAGTGGCCGCCGGCGACGAGCAGACCGCGCTGGTGTTTCGCAATCTTGAACCGTTGACTGAAGACGATATTCGTCTGTTGATCGATTACGGCAAGGCCAATGATTTTGTCATCTATCACCAGCCCAAAGGACCGGACAGTGTGACACTGCTCTATCCCGAGCAGGCCACATTACGCTATACACTGCCCGAGTTTGACGTGACACTGGAATTTCTGCCGACCGATTTCACCCAGGTCAACAGCGATATCAACCGCCGCATGGTAAGCCATGCCCTGCAGTTGCTCGAGGTGAACCCCGATGATCGGGTATTGGAACTGTTCTGCGGCCTGGGTAACTTTTCCCTGCCGCTGGCACGTCGGGCGGGCGAGGTCGTTGGCGTGGAGGGCGAATCCGATCTGATTCAGCGCGCCCGGGCCAATGCCAAACTCAACCGCATTGATAACGCGCAATTCCACGTTGCCAATCTGTTCGAGGACACCGCCGCCGAACCCTGGCTGAAAAAACAAACTTATAACAAGGTGTTGCTGGATCCGCCCCGCAGTGGCGCCGCATCGATGATCCCGCAACTGGCCGCCACGGGGGCGCAACGCGTCGTGTATGTCTCCTGTAATCCGGCGACCCTGGCACGCGATGCGGGCGAACTGGTCAACCAGCACGGCTACAGGCTGGCCAGCGCCGGGATCATGGACATGTTTCCGCACACCGCGCATGTGGAATCCATTGCCCTGTTTATCAAAGGTGAATAA